The following proteins are co-located in the Lepisosteus oculatus isolate fLepOcu1 chromosome 9, fLepOcu1.hap2, whole genome shotgun sequence genome:
- the LOC102694489 gene encoding proton channel OTOP3-like translates to MSGAQRWTEEPDSPGLGLTLGQAGEEMDPVLIWAPSGRRLVSGLLALNLVLLGAALLTAEVFNPEGLKHQEPRLFILVLMALSLAWMLWYLLWARRQPGISPHRDHHAGGICVTVVLMVFSACSLLLHVFKMGYYIIMAECKPAAKVLLPFFEAPFLGLQTYLLWGHSRDCIHKHKILTRSGLVLTLTTDLLLWLSAVTEDTVHLEIELEKEERAVFPHASLPGSFDDSNIGMGNVSQCHCGAHAGCRIFRKGYEVLYPFNIEYYLMAACLLYIMWKNVGRHMEPHSHPEHAQKVTLRVVYHGGVLFGPLVGAVVLLVGIAIFIMYQVWVSSAHGRFTAFVLFYSYHLAVIPVMSFCSLAGVIIHKIEARAQDMGHNPTRSLDVILLLGTALGQLSICYFSVVAAWGMGPSGILGGLDLSYSLLSLLELILQNIFIIEGLHRHPDITQRQSRRKIREFNSFFKKGIKPKDTTKEVTDPPVPLVEKSEVRTATVAPVEKEPHSRNHWSRRVLQEICAFLILANIMLWVIPAFGAHPQFENGLGKQFFGFSAWFVIVNLGQPLGVFYRMHSVGALLEVLVTA, encoded by the exons ATGTCTGGGGCGCAGAGGTGGACCGAGGAGCCTGACAGTCCTGGCCTCGGGCTCACTTTGGGACAGGCAGGAGAGGAGATGGACCCTGTGCTGATATGGGCACCCAGTGGGAGGAGGCTGGTCTCCGGGCTGCTGGCTTTAAACCTGGTGCTCCTGGGGGCTGCTCTGCTGACGGCAGAGGTCTTTAACCCAGAAGGTTTGAAGCACCAGGAGCCCAGGTTGTTCATTCTTGTACTAATGGCTCTCAGTCTGGCATGGATGCTGTGGTACCTGCTTTGGGCCAGGAGACAGCCTGGGATTTCTCCCCACAGAGATCACCACGCTGGAGGGATCTGTGTGACAG TGGTCCTCATGGTGTTCTCCGCCTGCAGTCTCCTGCTCCACGTGTTCAAGATGGGTTATTACATCATTATGGCAGAGTGCAAGCCTGCAGCTAAGGTTCTACTACCTTTCTTTGAGGCCCCTTTCCTTGGACTGCAG ACATACTTACTGTGGGGTCACTCCAGGGACTGCATCCATAAGCACAAGATCCTCACCAG GTCTGGGTTAGTGCTGACTCTCACTACTGACCTCCTGCTGTGGCTGAGTGCAGTGACTGAGGACACCGTACACCTAGAGATTGAACTGGAGAAGGAGGAGAGAGCTGTCTTCCCACATGCATCCCTACCAGGCAGCTTTGATGACTCCAATATAG GAATGGGCAATGTCTCCCAGTGTCACTGTGGAGCACACGCAGGGTGCCGCATTTTTCGAAAGGGCTACGAGGTGCTCTACCCCTTCAACATCGAGTACTACCTGATGGCTGCCTGCCTGTTGTACATCATGTGGAAGAACGTGGGCAGACACATGGAGCCCCACTCTCACCCGGAGCATGCCCAGAAGGTGACGCTCCGAGTGGTGTACCACGGAGGAGTACTGTTTGGGCCTTTAGTGGGGGCTGTGGTCTTGCTGGTGGGAATTGCAATCTTCATCATGTACCAGGTGTGGGTGAGCTCAGCACATGGGCGCTTCACCGCCTTCGTGCTCTTTTATTCCTACCACCTGGCCGTCATCCCTGTGATGTCCTTCTGCTCCCTTGCCGGTGTGATCATTCACAAGATAGAGGCGAGAGCACAGGACATGGGCCACAATCCCACCCGCAGTCTGGATGTGATCCTCTTACTGGGGACAGCGCTGGGTCAGCTGTCCATCTGCTACTTCTCCGTGGTGGCGGCCTGGGGTATGGGCCCCAGTGGAATCCTGGGAGGTCTAGACCTGTCCTACTCCTTGCTCAGCCTGTTAGAGCTGATCCTGCAGAACATCTTCATCATCGAAGGGCTCCATCGGCACCCCGACATCACTCAGAGACAATCCCGGCGGAAAATTAGGGAGTTTAACTCATTTTTTAAG AAGGGAATTAAACCAAAAGACACTACCAAAGAAGTTACAGACCCGCCTGTACCACTGGTGGAAAAAAGTGAAGTGAGGACAGCAACAGTAGCCCCGGTCGAGAAAGAGCCTCACAGCAGGAATCACTGGAGCAGGAGAGTGCTGCAGGAGATCTGTGCATTCCTCATACTGGCCAATATCATG CTGTGGGTGATTCCTGCCTTCGGAGCACACCCCCAGTTTGAGAACGGCCTGGGGAAGCAGTTCTTCGGGTTCTCGGCCTGGTTCGTGATTGTGAACCTGGGGCAGCCTCTTGGGGTCTTCTACAGGATGC